The Engystomops pustulosus chromosome 1, aEngPut4.maternal, whole genome shotgun sequence genome has a window encoding:
- the LOC140113904 gene encoding N-acetyltransferase 8-like isoform X2, translating into MSGYYIRLYKTSDYHMVRDIFARGTREHIGAAFCRSLSLPQIWIPSLVVTWLPLQITGSPLISTLAAITILGLVWYVSRHSLTVYVDHSLEDDLLDIQEYYLPSADRCFWVAEADGEVVGTVAAAPLLQPGGEKLMELRRLSVIQRYRRQGIAGALCRKVMDFTRRRGYRAVVLDTALYQTGPIILYENMGFRRSGYCYTDAFCTRIMGLTDVRYQYDIPDQK; encoded by the coding sequence ATGTCCGGCTACTACATCCGTCTCTACAAGACCTCGGACTACCACATGGTAAGAGACATCTTTGCTCGAGGTACCAGAGAACACATTGGAGCTGCCTTCTGCCGTTCGCTAAGTCTTCCTCAGATTTGGATCCCGTCCTTGGTGGTGACCTGGCTCCCTCTCCAGATCACCGGATCACCTCTTATTTCTACATTGGCCGCCATCACGATCCTGGGCCTGGTCTGGTACGTCAGTAGACACAGCCTCACCGTCTACGTTGACCACAGCTTGGAAGATGATCTGCTGGACATCCAGGAGTATTATCTACCATCTGCTGACCGCTGCTTCTGGGTGGCGGAGGCGGACGGGGAGGTTGTAGGGACAGTGGCAGCCGCGCCATTACTGCAGCCCGGAGGAGAGAAGCTgatggagctcaggagattatccGTCATCCAGAGATACAGAAGACAAGGAATAGCCGGAGCCTTATGTAGGAAAGTCATGGACTTCACCCGGAGGAGAGGCTACCGGGCAGTCGTCCTGGACACCGCATTGTATCAAACTGGTCCCATTATTCTGTATGAGAATATGGGGTTCAGGAGAAGCGGATACTGCTACACAGACGCCTTCTGTACAAGAATCATGGGTCTTACAGATGTGCGTTATCAGTATGATATCCCAGACCAGAAGTAA
- the LOC140113904 gene encoding N-acetyltransferase 8-like isoform X1, which translates to MLLKVSRTLQALYYCLSVFSYRMSGYYIRLYKTSDYHMVRDIFARGTREHIGAAFCRSLSLPQIWIPSLVVTWLPLQITGSPLISTLAAITILGLVWYVSRHSLTVYVDHSLEDDLLDIQEYYLPSADRCFWVAEADGEVVGTVAAAPLLQPGGEKLMELRRLSVIQRYRRQGIAGALCRKVMDFTRRRGYRAVVLDTALYQTGPIILYENMGFRRSGYCYTDAFCTRIMGLTDVRYQYDIPDQK; encoded by the coding sequence ATGCTCCTAAAAGTAAGCAGAACATTGCAGGCCCTCTACTACTGCCTTAGTGTCTTCTCTTACAGGATGTCCGGCTACTACATCCGTCTCTACAAGACCTCGGACTACCACATGGTAAGAGACATCTTTGCTCGAGGTACCAGAGAACACATTGGAGCTGCCTTCTGCCGTTCGCTAAGTCTTCCTCAGATTTGGATCCCGTCCTTGGTGGTGACCTGGCTCCCTCTCCAGATCACCGGATCACCTCTTATTTCTACATTGGCCGCCATCACGATCCTGGGCCTGGTCTGGTACGTCAGTAGACACAGCCTCACCGTCTACGTTGACCACAGCTTGGAAGATGATCTGCTGGACATCCAGGAGTATTATCTACCATCTGCTGACCGCTGCTTCTGGGTGGCGGAGGCGGACGGGGAGGTTGTAGGGACAGTGGCAGCCGCGCCATTACTGCAGCCCGGAGGAGAGAAGCTgatggagctcaggagattatccGTCATCCAGAGATACAGAAGACAAGGAATAGCCGGAGCCTTATGTAGGAAAGTCATGGACTTCACCCGGAGGAGAGGCTACCGGGCAGTCGTCCTGGACACCGCATTGTATCAAACTGGTCCCATTATTCTGTATGAGAATATGGGGTTCAGGAGAAGCGGATACTGCTACACAGACGCCTTCTGTACAAGAATCATGGGTCTTACAGATGTGCGTTATCAGTATGATATCCCAGACCAGAAGTAA